The Salvia miltiorrhiza cultivar Shanhuang (shh) chromosome 1, IMPLAD_Smil_shh, whole genome shotgun sequence genome has a window encoding:
- the LOC131024389 gene encoding mitochondrial inner membrane protease ATP23-like yields the protein MLLIRGILNCILDTSKIEAGKMQLEEQVFDVEQLLEDVVDLYYPAGMNKGVDVILDPCDGSVSRCRWAIDDQVVQVVIHELVRAYDECRAANLDWTNCAHHACNEYLLEHIRANHLSGYCHLKQELLRGHLKIKKILSQY from the exons ATGCTACTGATTCGTG GTATATTGAACTGCATTCTTGATACAAGCAAGATAGAAGCTGGGAAGATGCAGCTTGAGGAGCAAGTGTTCGACGTGGAGCAGCTTCTGGAGGACGTGGTTGATCTATACTATCCTGCTGGCATGAATAAAGGCGTAGACGTGATCTTGGATCCATGCGATGGCTCTGTCTCGAGATGTCGTTGGGCTATAG ATGATCAGGTGGTGCAAGTGGTGATTCATGAGCTCGTTCGTGCTTATGATGAGTGTCGTGCTGCTAATCTCGACTGGACTAACTGCGCTCATCACGCTTGCAATGAG TATTTGTTAGAGCATATTCGAGCTAATCATCTCAGCGGTTATTGCCACTTGAAACAAGAGCTTCTTCGTGGGCATttgaagataaagaaaatactCTCACAGTATTAG